In Archangium violaceum, the following are encoded in one genomic region:
- a CDS encoding hybrid sensor histidine kinase/response regulator, whose protein sequence is MEHPSASSPGTSDVLLGELEALAGTVNDKADGRDQVEARLAMQNRLLELVARGTPLPDMLLSITRAIELLSPGMMASVLLLDDAGLLHVGAGASLPPAYNAAVEGLPIGPTVGSCGAAAYWKRMVVVTDIKTHPNWVPYQDFVKKLGLQACWSGPILSSEGRVLGTLAMYYKDPRAPTEHELHLIETMAHIASVAMEKAHAEQERERLLVLERQARREAEAASRMKDEFLSTLSHELRTPLTSILGWAQLLRTREMPEDKRRRALETIERNARAQTQLIEDLLDISRVVTGKLRLDVRPLDSLPVLEAALDAVRPAAEARGVRLSLQVAPDVGPLSVDAERLQQVVWNLLTNAIKFTPAGGQAVVRLERGESEARLEVEDTGEGISPAFLPHVFERFSQADSSSTRAHGGLGLGLAIVRHLVEMHGGSVSAHSEGPGRGSTFRVTLPLAPPGAPEPPPSVQARTVRGTQPPVAGTPSLEGLLILVVEDEPDTLALLSEVLEGCRAQVMRAASTREALALFGSLRPDMLVSDIGMAGEDGYSLIRQLRALERERNGEHLPAVALTAFARSEDRRRALAAGFDVHLPKPLNPSKLLSVVASLVPARAAP, encoded by the coding sequence ATGGAGCATCCGTCTGCTTCCTCGCCGGGTACATCGGACGTGCTGTTGGGAGAACTGGAGGCGCTCGCCGGAACGGTGAATGACAAGGCCGATGGGCGCGACCAGGTGGAAGCGCGTCTGGCGATGCAGAACCGCCTGTTGGAGCTGGTGGCTCGCGGCACTCCGCTGCCGGACATGCTGCTGTCCATCACCCGCGCCATCGAGCTGTTGAGCCCGGGAATGATGGCCTCGGTGTTGTTGCTGGATGACGCCGGCCTCCTCCACGTGGGTGCTGGGGCGAGCCTGCCGCCCGCCTACAACGCCGCCGTCGAGGGGCTGCCCATCGGCCCCACCGTGGGCTCCTGCGGCGCGGCCGCGTATTGGAAGCGAATGGTGGTGGTGACGGACATCAAGACGCACCCCAACTGGGTTCCCTACCAGGACTTCGTGAAGAAGCTCGGGCTGCAGGCGTGCTGGTCCGGGCCCATCCTCTCCTCGGAGGGGCGGGTGTTGGGGACGCTGGCCATGTATTACAAGGATCCACGGGCCCCGACGGAGCACGAGCTGCACCTCATCGAGACCATGGCCCACATCGCCTCCGTGGCGATGGAGAAGGCCCATGCCGAACAGGAGCGCGAGCGCCTGCTGGTTCTCGAGCGTCAGGCCCGCCGGGAGGCCGAGGCCGCCAGCCGGATGAAGGACGAGTTCCTCTCCACGCTCTCCCACGAGCTGCGCACGCCCCTCACCTCCATCCTCGGGTGGGCCCAGTTGTTGCGCACGCGCGAGATGCCGGAGGACAAGCGCCGGCGGGCCCTGGAGACCATCGAGCGCAACGCGCGGGCGCAGACGCAGCTCATCGAGGACCTGCTGGACATCAGCCGGGTCGTCACGGGGAAGCTGCGGCTGGACGTGCGTCCACTGGATTCCCTGCCGGTGCTGGAGGCGGCGCTCGATGCGGTCCGCCCGGCGGCCGAGGCCCGGGGCGTGCGGCTGTCCCTTCAGGTCGCCCCCGATGTGGGACCCCTGTCCGTGGACGCCGAGCGCTTGCAGCAGGTGGTGTGGAACCTGTTGACCAACGCCATCAAGTTCACGCCCGCGGGAGGCCAGGCGGTGGTGCGGCTGGAGCGTGGGGAGAGCGAGGCCCGGCTGGAGGTGGAGGACACGGGCGAGGGCATCTCCCCGGCCTTCCTGCCCCATGTCTTCGAGCGCTTCAGCCAGGCCGACAGCAGCTCCACGCGCGCCCATGGAGGCCTGGGGCTGGGGCTGGCCATCGTGCGCCACCTGGTGGAGATGCATGGGGGCTCCGTGTCGGCGCACAGCGAGGGGCCAGGTCGGGGCTCCACCTTCCGCGTCACCCTGCCGTTGGCCCCTCCGGGTGCGCCGGAGCCACCACCGTCCGTTCAGGCCCGGACGGTGCGGGGCACGCAGCCCCCGGTGGCCGGGACACCTTCCCTGGAGGGGCTTCTCATCCTCGTGGTGGAGGACGAGCCGGATACGCTGGCGCTCCTCTCCGAGGTGTTGGAGGGCTGTCGCGCCCAGGTGATGCGCGCGGCGAGCACCCGGGAGGCCCTGGCGCTGTTCGGCTCCCTCCGGCCCGATATGCTCGTCTCGGACATCGGCATGGCGGGCGAGGATGGCTACAGCCTGATTCGTCAGCTCCGCGCCCTGGAGCGGGAGCGCAACGGGGAGCACCTCCCCGCGGTGGCGCTCACGGCCTTCGCCCGGAGCGAGGACCGGCGGCGTGCCCTGGCCGCGGGCTTCGATGTGCACCTGCCCAAGCCGCTGAATCCCTCGAAGCTGCTCTCCGTGGTGGCCTCGCTCGTCCCCGCCAGGGCCGCCCCCTGA
- a CDS encoding endonuclease/exonuclease/phosphatase family protein: MRHSPTFSTRTGRWSWLLAPLLTLALAACGGSAVDSREPVDEGVSTSEAPLADVRVRLMAANITSGNGQSYGSEGIRIFQGTRPDVVMLQEFNYQDNSAAALRSFVDTAFGTGFYYSRETGAQIPNGVISRWPILASGQWNDPVVSNRDFAWARIDAPGSKDLWVVSVHLLNSGTSGDRNNEAIELVKRINELVPAGDYLAIGGDFNTDSRSESCFTTFEQVVTTSGPHPVDQKGDPDTNANRNKPYDHVLVDLDLRAYQTPTVLGSSSFTAGVVVDTRVYTPLSDISPAQFGDSGSTNMQHMAVIKDFLIPADTTTPTASVTVVAPNGGESWTGGLSGTITWTASNVTNVKLEYTLDGSTWNVITASTPASAGSYSWTVPGTATTVAKVRVSDTANVATSDTSDAAFTITDPGPTPDPVITQETEANNTAAGANGRVAAGTNVTGSVSTSTDIDWFKFTVTGPGLVTVKLTMPGTGDLDWYLYSGSNVSTYLTRGYTTANPEVGTYSVPAAGTYYVKVVGYAGATSNYTLNVSGTAVQP; encoded by the coding sequence ATGCGACATTCCCCCACCTTTTCGACGCGGACCGGGCGCTGGTCCTGGTTGCTGGCGCCGCTGCTCACCCTCGCTCTCGCCGCCTGTGGTGGGAGTGCCGTGGACTCGCGAGAGCCCGTGGACGAAGGCGTGTCCACCAGCGAGGCCCCGCTCGCGGACGTGCGGGTGCGGCTGATGGCCGCCAACATCACCAGCGGCAATGGCCAGAGCTACGGGAGCGAGGGCATCCGCATCTTCCAGGGCACCAGGCCGGACGTGGTGATGCTCCAGGAGTTCAACTACCAGGACAACTCGGCCGCCGCCCTCCGGAGCTTCGTCGATACCGCCTTCGGGACGGGCTTCTATTACTCCCGGGAGACGGGGGCGCAGATTCCGAACGGTGTCATCAGCCGCTGGCCCATCCTCGCATCGGGCCAGTGGAATGACCCGGTCGTCTCCAACCGCGATTTCGCCTGGGCACGTATCGACGCCCCGGGTTCCAAGGACCTCTGGGTGGTGAGCGTGCACCTGCTCAACTCGGGCACCAGCGGTGACCGCAACAACGAGGCCATCGAGCTGGTGAAGCGCATCAACGAGCTCGTGCCCGCGGGCGATTACCTGGCCATCGGTGGGGACTTCAATACCGACAGCCGCTCCGAGTCCTGCTTCACCACCTTCGAGCAGGTGGTGACCACCAGTGGTCCGCATCCGGTGGACCAGAAGGGCGACCCCGACACCAACGCCAACCGCAACAAGCCCTACGATCACGTGCTCGTGGACCTGGACCTGCGCGCCTACCAGACGCCCACGGTCCTCGGCTCCAGCTCCTTCACCGCGGGCGTGGTGGTGGACACGCGTGTGTACACGCCGCTCTCGGACATCTCCCCGGCGCAGTTCGGTGACAGCGGCTCCACCAACATGCAGCACATGGCCGTCATCAAGGACTTCCTCATCCCGGCGGACACGACGACGCCCACGGCGAGCGTGACGGTGGTGGCGCCCAACGGGGGTGAGAGCTGGACGGGTGGCCTCAGCGGGACCATCACCTGGACGGCGAGCAACGTGACGAACGTGAAGCTCGAGTACACGCTCGATGGCAGCACGTGGAACGTCATCACCGCCAGCACGCCGGCCTCGGCGGGCAGCTACAGCTGGACGGTGCCGGGCACGGCGACCACGGTGGCGAAGGTGCGGGTGAGTGACACGGCCAACGTGGCCACCTCCGACACGAGCGACGCGGCCTTCACCATCACCGACCCCGGCCCGACGCCGGACCCCGTCATCACCCAGGAGACCGAGGCCAACAACACCGCGGCGGGCGCCAACGGCCGCGTGGCGGCGGGCACCAACGTGACCGGGAGCGTCTCCACCAGCACGGACATCGACTGGTTCAAGTTCACGGTGACCGGGCCGGGCCTCGTCACGGTGAAGCTCACCATGCCGGGGACCGGGGACCTGGACTGGTACCTGTACTCCGGCTCCAACGTCTCCACGTACCTGACGCGCGGCTACACCACGGCCAACCCGGAGGTGGGCACCTACAGCGTCCCGGCGGCGGGCACGTACTACGTGAAGGTGGTGGGCTACGCGGGCGCCACGAGCAACTACACGCTCAACGTGTCTGGCACCGCCGTCCAGCCGTAG
- a CDS encoding DoxX family protein produces the protein MPSLDSNLFPLWLVQTLCALFLAITFLQSGLDKIFDWKGNLGWLTGHFAKTPLRGVVAPMLATLTLLELAAGAVSAAGVVVLVFAGGTRVAIWGAALSALSFVALFFGQRMAKDYAGAAGLVPYFLVSLVALLAMRG, from the coding sequence ATGCCGTCGCTCGACTCGAACCTCTTCCCTCTCTGGCTCGTCCAGACGCTGTGCGCTCTCTTCCTGGCCATCACCTTCCTCCAGTCCGGACTGGACAAGATCTTCGACTGGAAGGGCAACCTCGGGTGGCTCACCGGACACTTCGCCAAGACCCCCTTGCGCGGGGTGGTGGCCCCCATGCTGGCCACCCTCACGCTGCTGGAGCTGGCCGCGGGCGCGGTGAGCGCGGCCGGCGTGGTGGTGCTGGTGTTCGCGGGGGGCACGCGGGTGGCCATCTGGGGCGCGGCCCTCTCCGCGCTCTCCTTCGTGGCCCTCTTCTTCGGCCAGCGCATGGCCAAGGACTACGCGGGCGCCGCGGGCCTGGTTCCCTACTTCCTCGTCAGCCTGGTGGCGCTGCTCGCCATGCGCGGCTGA
- a CDS encoding YqaA family protein, translated as MPDPSTLAEWGLPGLFLVAVMAGSVLPAPSEAVLAALIYGGVHPAWAVGVATGGNVLGAITVYLLGRWVARGGGGPVGRWVQRRRAHEGPRLERAQARLATWGAPVLVLAWVPVVGDVFVLAAGLVGMRWGPFVAFVSLGKALRYLFVALSVIAASQTGISP; from the coding sequence ATGCCGGACCCCTCCACACTGGCCGAATGGGGCCTGCCCGGGCTCTTCCTCGTGGCCGTGATGGCGGGCTCCGTGCTGCCGGCGCCCTCCGAGGCGGTGCTGGCCGCGCTCATCTATGGAGGGGTGCACCCGGCATGGGCCGTGGGGGTGGCCACCGGGGGCAACGTGCTCGGGGCCATCACCGTCTACCTCCTGGGGCGCTGGGTGGCGCGCGGGGGAGGGGGCCCGGTGGGGCGCTGGGTGCAACGCCGCCGGGCCCACGAGGGCCCCCGGCTGGAGCGGGCCCAGGCGCGGCTGGCCACCTGGGGCGCTCCGGTGCTCGTCCTCGCGTGGGTGCCCGTGGTGGGGGACGTGTTCGTGCTCGCCGCCGGCCTCGTGGGCATGCGCTGGGGGCCCTTCGTCGCGTTCGTCTCCCTGGGCAAGGCGCTGCGCTACCTCTTTGTCGCCCTTTCCGTCATCGCGGCGAGCCAGACTGGAATTTCACCGTAG
- a CDS encoding AI-2E family transporter: MATEQGSRRVFIGLIFLAIALVLLVASPFFEAFFLAAVLAGAFQGLQHWLTRKFRGKSGLSAGVICVGTVLALLAPLAALTAFIVSEVIEGVNFISNIVQQRGLEGLLAYVPGPLRDHAGQLLERFQTRSAGLWQTLQEQLSTRGATAAQTVGGVVATTGSAVLQTAMMLIALYFLLVDGGRLVTWLESVSPLRRGQTTELLTEFRRVTKSVLVSTIATAGVQALAALVGYFITGVPVPIFFGAVTFFFALIPAIGGASICIVASVILLATGHPVAALFLALWGIIVVGLSDNIVKPLLAKRGMHMHGAIVFFALLGGLAVFGAIGLLLGPLIVAFFLSVVRIYERDYGRPSPRPGDPGTPPLNKPTVPEGEEWEPSGLHPEETHPH, encoded by the coding sequence ATGGCCACTGAACAAGGTTCCCGACGGGTCTTCATCGGGCTCATCTTCCTCGCCATCGCCCTGGTGTTGCTGGTCGCCTCCCCCTTCTTCGAGGCCTTCTTCCTGGCCGCGGTGCTCGCCGGGGCGTTCCAGGGCCTGCAACATTGGTTGACGCGGAAGTTCCGGGGGAAGAGCGGGCTGTCGGCCGGCGTCATCTGCGTGGGCACCGTCCTGGCCCTGCTGGCGCCCCTGGCCGCCCTCACCGCCTTCATCGTCTCCGAGGTCATCGAGGGGGTGAACTTCATCTCCAACATCGTGCAGCAGCGGGGGCTGGAGGGATTGCTGGCCTACGTCCCCGGCCCGCTGCGGGACCACGCCGGACAGTTGCTGGAGCGCTTCCAGACGCGGAGCGCCGGGCTGTGGCAGACGCTGCAGGAGCAGCTGAGCACCCGGGGCGCTACCGCGGCCCAGACGGTGGGCGGAGTCGTGGCGACCACGGGCTCGGCGGTCCTGCAGACGGCGATGATGCTCATCGCGCTCTACTTCCTGCTGGTGGACGGCGGGCGGCTCGTCACCTGGCTGGAGAGCGTGTCCCCCCTCAGGCGCGGGCAGACGACGGAGCTGCTGACCGAGTTCCGCAGGGTCACCAAGTCGGTGCTGGTGTCCACCATCGCCACCGCGGGAGTGCAGGCCCTGGCGGCGCTGGTGGGCTACTTCATCACCGGCGTGCCCGTTCCCATCTTCTTCGGGGCGGTGACGTTCTTCTTCGCCCTCATCCCGGCCATCGGTGGCGCCTCGATCTGTATCGTCGCCTCGGTGATCCTGCTGGCCACCGGCCACCCCGTGGCCGCCCTCTTCCTGGCGCTCTGGGGCATCATCGTGGTGGGGCTCTCCGACAACATCGTCAAGCCGCTGCTGGCCAAGCGCGGCATGCACATGCACGGTGCCATCGTCTTCTTCGCCCTGCTCGGCGGCCTGGCCGTCTTCGGCGCCATCGGCCTGCTGCTGGGGCCCCTCATCGTCGCCTTCTTCCTCTCCGTGGTGCGCATCTACGAGCGCGACTACGGCCGGCCCTCACCCCGTCCCGGGGACCCGGGCACCCCTCCCCTGAACAAGCCCACCGTGCCCGAGGGTGAGGAGTGGGAGCCCTCCGGACTCCACCCGGAGGAGACGCACCCCCACTGA
- a CDS encoding AMP-binding protein encodes MPSPSYVHGTSTTPLLGETIGQNLRRTVERHGDREALVVVSQGYRATWRQFWDVTTRVALGLLAFGVEKGDRVGLWSPNRYEWVVAQYAAARIGAILVNLNPAYKTAELEYALNQSGTSVLLLARGFRQSDYRKMLEEVRPRCPGLRVALVLDDDWQLLLENGTRVSERTLADREASLQFDDPINIQYTSGTTGFPKGATLSHHNVLNNGFFVGEGIGLTPEDRVCIPVPFYHCFGMVMANLACTSHGATMVIPSEAFDPLAVMQTVGAERCTALYGVPTMFIAELDHPRFGEFDFSSLRTGIMAGSPCPIEVMKKVQSRMNMREVTICYGMTETSPVSTQSSLDDPLDKRVSTVGRVHPHVEVKIVDPGTGAVVPRGTPGELCTRAYSVMLGYWNNPEATRTSIDAAGWMHTGDLATMDEEGYVKIVGRIKDMIIRGGENVYPREIEEFLHTHPAVSEAQVIGVPSEKYGEEVMAWVKSKPGATVTQEELVRFCTGRISTFKIPRFWKFVDEFPMTVTGKIQKFRMREVAVAELGLEAAASIRTA; translated from the coding sequence ATGCCCTCTCCTTCCTATGTCCACGGAACCAGCACGACCCCGCTGCTCGGGGAGACCATCGGCCAGAACCTGCGGCGCACCGTCGAGCGCCATGGCGACCGGGAAGCGCTGGTGGTCGTCTCCCAGGGCTACCGCGCCACGTGGCGCCAGTTCTGGGACGTGACGACGCGGGTGGCGCTGGGGCTGCTGGCCTTCGGCGTGGAGAAGGGGGACCGGGTGGGCCTCTGGTCCCCCAACCGCTACGAGTGGGTGGTGGCCCAGTACGCCGCGGCCCGCATCGGCGCCATCCTCGTGAACCTCAACCCCGCCTACAAGACGGCGGAGCTGGAGTACGCGCTCAACCAGTCCGGCACCAGCGTGCTGCTGCTCGCGCGCGGCTTCCGCCAGTCGGACTACCGCAAGATGTTGGAGGAGGTGCGCCCGCGCTGCCCCGGCCTGCGCGTCGCCCTGGTGCTGGACGATGACTGGCAGCTGCTGCTCGAGAACGGGACCCGCGTGAGCGAGCGCACCCTGGCGGACCGCGAGGCCTCGCTCCAGTTCGACGACCCCATCAACATCCAATACACGTCCGGCACCACCGGCTTTCCCAAGGGCGCCACGCTCAGTCACCACAACGTCCTCAACAACGGCTTCTTCGTGGGAGAGGGCATCGGCCTCACGCCCGAGGACCGCGTCTGCATCCCCGTGCCCTTCTACCACTGCTTCGGCATGGTGATGGCCAACCTGGCCTGTACCTCCCACGGCGCGACCATGGTGATTCCGAGCGAGGCGTTCGATCCGCTCGCGGTGATGCAGACGGTGGGCGCCGAGCGCTGCACCGCGCTCTACGGCGTGCCCACCATGTTCATCGCCGAGCTGGACCACCCGCGCTTCGGCGAGTTCGACTTCTCCTCGCTGCGCACCGGCATCATGGCCGGCTCGCCGTGCCCCATCGAGGTGATGAAGAAGGTCCAGTCGCGCATGAACATGCGCGAGGTCACCATCTGCTACGGCATGACGGAGACCTCGCCCGTGTCCACGCAGAGCTCGCTGGATGACCCGCTGGACAAGCGCGTCTCCACCGTGGGCCGGGTGCATCCGCACGTGGAGGTGAAGATCGTCGATCCGGGGACGGGCGCGGTGGTGCCTCGCGGCACGCCCGGCGAGCTGTGCACGCGCGCCTACAGCGTGATGCTCGGCTACTGGAACAACCCCGAGGCCACCCGGACGTCCATCGACGCGGCCGGCTGGATGCACACCGGCGACCTGGCCACCATGGACGAGGAGGGCTACGTGAAGATCGTCGGCCGCATCAAGGACATGATCATCCGCGGCGGCGAGAACGTGTACCCGCGCGAGATAGAGGAGTTTCTCCACACCCACCCGGCCGTCAGCGAGGCCCAGGTCATCGGCGTGCCCAGCGAGAAGTACGGCGAGGAGGTGATGGCCTGGGTGAAGTCCAAGCCCGGCGCCACCGTCACCCAGGAGGAGCTCGTCCGCTTCTGCACCGGCCGCATCTCCACCTTCAAGATTCCCCGCTTCTGGAAGTTCGTCGACGAGTTCCCCATGACGGTGACGGGGAAAATCCAGAAATTCCGGATGCGCGAGGTGGCGGTGGCGGAGCTGGGGCTGGAGGCCGCGGCGTCCATCCGCACGGCGTGA
- a CDS encoding MFS transporter, with the protein MSPSLVWMMAAAAGLAVANLYYHQPLLGDIGQTFQASDRALGFIPTFSQVGYALGLLLVVPLGDSLERRRVIVIMTVLVSLALMGVALAPNLPWMVVASGLVGVTTVVPQLIVPFAAHLAPETQRGRVVGTVMSGLLIGILLSRTASGFLGVQFGWRAMFWLAAGLMLVLAVVLRLTLPSLSPSATLPYPALLRSLGGLVREEPLLRLHSVLGALTFGCFSAFWATLALYLQSMPQRYGAQVAGLFGVVGVAGAIAAPLVGRYTDTRGDRRINALGIGILFASFGVLWLLGQWLWGIALGVILLDLGAQANHISNQTRVYSLRPEARNRLNTVYMVTYFAGGATGAWLGSLAWSHWGWSGVCAVGGALSLTGLLVLGLARPKRPAA; encoded by the coding sequence ATGAGCCCGAGCCTCGTCTGGATGATGGCCGCCGCCGCGGGCCTCGCCGTCGCGAACCTCTACTACCACCAGCCCCTGCTCGGAGACATCGGCCAGACGTTCCAGGCCTCGGACCGGGCGCTGGGGTTCATCCCCACGTTCTCCCAGGTGGGCTATGCCCTGGGCCTGCTGCTCGTCGTGCCGCTGGGTGACAGCCTCGAGCGGCGGCGCGTCATCGTCATCATGACCGTGCTGGTGAGCCTGGCGCTGATGGGCGTGGCGCTGGCGCCGAACCTGCCGTGGATGGTGGTCGCCAGCGGCCTGGTGGGGGTGACGACGGTGGTGCCCCAGCTCATCGTCCCCTTCGCGGCGCACCTGGCGCCCGAGACCCAGCGGGGCCGCGTGGTGGGCACGGTGATGAGCGGGTTGCTCATCGGCATCCTGCTGTCGCGCACCGCCTCGGGATTTCTCGGGGTGCAGTTCGGCTGGCGCGCCATGTTCTGGCTCGCCGCGGGGCTGATGCTGGTGCTGGCGGTGGTGCTGCGGCTCACCCTGCCGAGCCTGTCCCCGAGCGCCACCCTGCCCTACCCCGCCCTGCTGCGCTCCCTGGGCGGACTGGTGCGCGAGGAGCCCCTGCTGCGGCTGCACTCGGTGCTGGGGGCCCTCACCTTCGGCTGCTTCAGCGCCTTCTGGGCCACGTTGGCGCTCTACCTCCAGTCCATGCCCCAGCGCTACGGGGCCCAGGTGGCGGGGCTCTTCGGCGTGGTGGGCGTGGCCGGCGCCATCGCCGCGCCACTGGTGGGGCGGTACACCGACACGCGCGGAGACCGGCGCATCAACGCGCTCGGCATTGGCATCCTGTTCGCCTCCTTCGGGGTGCTCTGGCTGCTGGGCCAGTGGCTGTGGGGCATCGCGCTCGGCGTCATCCTCCTGGACCTGGGCGCGCAGGCCAACCACATCTCCAACCAGACACGCGTCTACTCGCTGCGCCCCGAGGCCCGCAACCGGCTCAACACCGTCTACATGGTGACGTACTTCGCCGGGGGTGCCACCGGCGCATGGTTGGGCAGCCTGGCCTGGAGCCACTGGGGCTGGAGCGGCGTCTGCGCCGTGGGCGGAGCGCTGTCACTCACCGGGTTGCTGGTGCTGGGGCTCGCCCGGCCGAAGCGCCCGGCGGCCTGA
- the xdhA gene encoding xanthine dehydrogenase small subunit — protein MERLRFFLNDRPVEETGLSPTTTLLRYLRDRAHLTGTKEGCAEGDCGACSVAILEQDGQGAPALRAVNACLVLLPMVQGKHVYTVEALKEGGKYHVVQETLARELGSQCGYCTPGVAMAMLEACHRKDLDEPWKLDAQMCGNLCRCTGYRPIREATSQVAGLRPPDRFARALAETQPEPMDLAYEAGAQRFFTPGSLEALWDVLEKHPEARFVVGGTDLSLEVTKRYAEPPLLVSLEALSELRVLEPRGGGHRVGATVRLTDLEDYARATCPPLERMLRYFGSRQIKNRATVGGNLCTASPIGDMAPVLLALGAEAVLRSRAGERRMPLEDFFQGYRRTALGHGEVLAYVDVPAQPVGARALAYKVSKRRELDISAVSAGFRVVVDGEGRVTEARLAYGGMAATPSRARRTEAALVGRPWTEATVEEALAKLEEDFQPLSDHRGSAWYRARVAKNLLRGFFHETLSEPRPRLAQGHTATVQVR, from the coding sequence ATGGAACGCCTGCGCTTCTTCCTGAATGACCGGCCCGTCGAGGAGACAGGGCTCTCTCCCACCACCACCCTGCTGCGCTACCTGAGGGACAGGGCGCACCTGACCGGCACCAAGGAAGGTTGTGCCGAGGGGGACTGCGGGGCCTGCTCCGTCGCCATCCTCGAGCAGGATGGGCAGGGGGCCCCGGCCCTGCGCGCGGTGAACGCGTGCCTGGTGCTGCTGCCCATGGTGCAGGGCAAGCACGTCTACACGGTGGAGGCGCTCAAGGAGGGCGGGAAGTACCACGTCGTCCAGGAGACCCTGGCGCGCGAGCTGGGCTCGCAGTGCGGCTACTGCACCCCCGGGGTCGCCATGGCGATGCTGGAGGCCTGTCACCGCAAGGACCTGGACGAGCCCTGGAAGCTGGACGCGCAGATGTGCGGCAACCTCTGCCGCTGCACCGGCTACCGGCCCATCCGCGAGGCCACGAGCCAGGTGGCGGGCCTTCGTCCGCCGGACCGCTTCGCCCGGGCGCTCGCGGAGACGCAGCCCGAGCCCATGGACCTGGCCTACGAGGCGGGTGCCCAGCGCTTCTTCACCCCCGGCTCGCTGGAGGCGCTCTGGGACGTGCTGGAGAAGCACCCGGAGGCGCGCTTCGTGGTGGGCGGGACGGACCTGTCGCTGGAGGTGACGAAGCGCTACGCGGAGCCGCCGCTGCTGGTGTCGCTGGAGGCCCTGTCCGAGCTGCGTGTGCTGGAGCCTCGCGGGGGTGGGCACCGGGTGGGCGCCACGGTGCGGCTGACGGACCTGGAGGACTACGCGCGCGCCACGTGTCCGCCCCTGGAGCGGATGCTGCGCTACTTCGGCTCGCGGCAGATCAAGAACCGCGCGACGGTGGGCGGCAACCTGTGCACCGCGTCGCCGATTGGTGACATGGCGCCGGTGCTGCTCGCGCTGGGCGCCGAGGCGGTGCTGCGCTCGCGGGCGGGAGAGCGGCGGATGCCGCTGGAGGACTTCTTCCAGGGCTACCGGCGCACTGCGCTCGGGCACGGCGAGGTGCTGGCCTACGTGGACGTGCCGGCACAGCCGGTGGGCGCGAGGGCCCTGGCCTACAAGGTGTCCAAGCGGCGCGAGCTGGACATCAGCGCGGTGTCCGCGGGCTTCCGTGTGGTGGTGGACGGGGAGGGGAGGGTGACGGAGGCACGGCTGGCCTATGGCGGCATGGCGGCCACGCCTTCGCGGGCCCGGCGCACGGAGGCCGCGCTGGTGGGTCGGCCCTGGACGGAGGCCACGGTGGAGGAGGCGCTGGCGAAGCTGGAGGAGGACTTCCAGCCCCTGTCCGACCATCGCGGCTCGGCATGGTACCGCGCGCGGGTGGCGAAGAACCTCCTGCGCGGCTTCTTCCACGAGACGCTCTCGGAGCCGCGGCCCCGGCTCGCGCAGGGCCATACGGCCACGGTGCAGGTGAGGTGA
- a CDS encoding DUF2378 family protein → MSTASAIPAPDLEHLLTLATPADTCRGMFFNGMLEAVRKLGGEEVRARCYVAAGAKRYVDFFSYPVADFLKAVFTAADLLGPKHGGRDAVMTLLGRRATEDFHQSTVGKTMLALAGTDPLRVVNSFPSAFRAAVSYGNRTVEHLGDKQARLQMRRDFLPMAYNEGVLTYSMEQSTAKELVVRGHRLATLDVDYDIRWS, encoded by the coding sequence ATGTCCACCGCGTCCGCCATCCCCGCCCCCGACCTGGAGCACCTGCTCACCCTGGCCACACCCGCGGACACGTGCCGCGGCATGTTCTTCAACGGGATGCTCGAAGCGGTGCGGAAGCTCGGGGGAGAGGAGGTCCGGGCCCGGTGCTACGTGGCCGCCGGGGCCAAACGCTACGTGGACTTCTTCAGCTACCCGGTGGCGGACTTCCTCAAGGCCGTCTTCACCGCCGCGGACCTGCTCGGGCCGAAGCACGGAGGGCGGGACGCGGTGATGACCCTGCTGGGAAGGCGGGCCACGGAGGACTTCCACCAATCCACCGTGGGCAAGACGATGCTGGCGCTCGCCGGCACGGATCCGCTTCGGGTGGTCAACAGCTTTCCCAGCGCCTTCCGGGCCGCGGTCAGCTATGGCAATCGCACCGTGGAGCACCTGGGGGACAAGCAGGCGAGGTTGCAGATGCGCCGGGACTTCCTGCCCATGGCCTACAACGAGGGCGTCCTCACCTACTCGATGGAGCAGTCCACGGCGAAGGAGCTCGTGGTGCGGGGTCACCGGCTGGCGACCCTCGATGTCGATTATGACATCCGCTGGAGTTGA